One region of Chanodichthys erythropterus isolate Z2021 chromosome 17, ASM2448905v1, whole genome shotgun sequence genomic DNA includes:
- the kcnj13 gene encoding inward rectifier potassium channel 13, with amino-acid sequence MTSTTSDQKAVSCPLMTKPQRQRLVSKDGRSLMRGNAPGYRETWFGALRDMWGTWLALRWRWVVLAFCGSFLLHWLLFAVLWYLLARVNGDLDVPNHDSPPPGHVLCVKHVTGFTAAFSFALETQLTIGYGTMYPNADCPTAIALLALQMLLGLMLEAFITGAFVAKFSRPQKRCGGILFSPHAVVCEVRGQRCLMFRVCNLLPRALVDVCVSAILYEERDDHELHQTAMDFTIDNLGSRPCPLFLSPLTFYHPITPSSPLNNAPTSQSHFELVVFLTASQESTGSGYHKRTSYLPEEIQYGSCFARVTSLHGKGRNKSESMRYFDTQPCPLTLPNTHTTDALEKEHVVVQINGEGSDRVE; translated from the exons ATGACAAGCACCACCAGTGACCAAAAGGCTGTCTCCTGCCCCCTGATGACCAAACCTCAACGTCAGAGACTGGTCAGCAAGGACGGGCGGAGCCTGATGCGAGGCAATGCCCCAGGCTACAGAGAGACGTGGTTTGGTGCCCTGCGGGACATGTGGGGGACATGGCTGGCGTTGCGGTGGCGATGGGTGGTGCTGGCGTTCTGTGGCTCCTTCCTGCTTCACTGGTTGCTGTTCGCAGTGTTGTGGTACCTGCTTGCCCGTGTCAATGGAGACCTGGATGTGCCCAACCACGACTCCCCACCACCTGGCCATGTGCTGTGCGTCAAACACGTGACGGGCTTCACCGCCGCCTTCTCTTTTGCCCTGGAGACGCAGCTGACCATCGGGTACGGCACCATGTACCCCAACGCTGACTGTCCAACTGCCATAGCGCTGCTCGCCCTGCAGATGCTGCTGGGCCTCATGCTGGAGGCCTTCATCACCG GTGCATTCGTGGCAAAGTTCTCCCGCCCTCAGAAGCGCTGTGGTGGGATCCTGTTCAGCCCTCATGCTGTAGTGTGCGAGGTCAGAGGTCAACGCTGTTTGATGTTCCGCGTATGTAACCTGCTTCCAAGGGCTCTGGTGGACGTGTGCGTGAGCGCCATTCTCTACGAAGAACGTGACGATCACGAACTCCATCAAACCGCAATGGATTTCACCATTGATAACCTGGGGTCACGACCTTGCCCCCTCTTTTTGTCACCTTTGACCTTTTATCACCCCATAACTCCATCCAGTCCCCTAAACAACGCCCCCACCAGCCAATCACACTTTGAATTAGTGGTGTTCCTCACCGCCTCTCAGGAGAGCACAGGTTCTGGCTACCACAAGAGGACATCCTACCTGCCTGAAGAGATCCAGTACGGCAGCTGCTTCGCCAGGGTGACGTCTCTGCACGGAAAAGGCCGGAACAAAAGCGAAAGCATGCGCTATTTTGACACACAGCCCTGTCCGCTCACACTccccaacacacacaccactGACGCACTGGAGAAAGAACACGTGGTGGTCCAGATTAACGGGGAAGGCAGTGACCGGGTGGAGTAG